The DNA region CAAGGGGTAACACTAGGTGGTGTAAGTCTTGATAAAGGTAAACGACACCCTACTATTAAATCAAATGCGGTTATAGGAAGTGGTGCAAAAGTTTTAGGTAATATAACAATTGGAAAGAACTCAAAAGTTGGAGCAAATTCTGTTGTTGTTTGTGATGTTCCAAAGAACTCAACTGCTGTTGGAGTTCCTGCAAAAATTATCAAAAAAGATTCTAAAAACTGTAAATTAGCTCATAATGATTTACCTGATATTAATAAAGAGATGTTCAAATATCTAATTGAAAGAATTCACGTCTTAGAAACAGCTATTAAAGAAGAAGATGGAATTGATGTAAGTCAAAAAGATAAAAAACTTGAAGAAGATTATAATAAATTCATTAATGCAATGAATTCTATAAAGAAGTAAATTATAATGTTTGAATTAGCTGCTTTTGGAGTTATAACTGGTTTTATATCTGGTTTCTTTGGTGTTGGTGGTGGTATGATTTTAGTACCATTGCTTTTAGTATCAGGATATGTAATGAAAGAAGCAGTTGCTATTTCAATTATGCAAATGGTATTTTCATCAATTTATGGTTCTTTCTTAAACTCTAAAAAAGCAAAAGGAGTTTTAAAAGATGGAATTATTATTGGAATTGGTGGTTTCGTAGGTGGCTTACAAAGTGGTTATATTGTAACAAATGTATCAAATGAGTTTTTGCAATATTTATTTGTATTAATTTTATTTTATTCAGTTATAAAAATATTTATAACTCCAGCTGAACACGAATGTGAACAAAAATCCAAAAATAAATTAACATTATTTATCATAGGTTTCTTTACAGGTTTAATTGCCATGAGTATTGGAGTTGGTGGTTCTGTTATATTAACTCCTATTTTAATAGGCTTTTTGAAATATGATTTAAAAGCAGCTACTGCACTTGGGTTATTTTTTGTAATATTCTCATCTATTGCGGGATTTACATCTTTATCATTGAGTGGACATATGCTTTTTACTGAAGGTTTAATTGTTGGTATAGGTTCATTAATTGGTGTTTATTTTGGAATTATACTTAAAAATAAAGTTCATTCAAAATCATATAAAAGATATATTTTAATTCTAAATACTATAATTTTAGTAATAATGTTATATAAAACATTTTTGTAACCACTTTGTAATTAAAATAGTTTACAATTACTTTATCAGACATTAGTTAAAATAAAAAAGATTACGCGACGGTCTTTTTTATTCTTTTTAAATACAACTGCAATTGTATTTAAAAAATTTCTTCCTATTTTATAATGTCTTTTAATAAATACTCCATAATTCCACCATTTTTATAATACTCTACTTCCATAGGATTATCTAATTTAGATTGAACAGTAATAACTTTTGAATTATTATCTTTAATAATCTCTAAATCAATTTTATCATTTACTATTATTTTATTACTTTTTATATTTATAATTTCAAAGCCTTTTAATTTTAAAGAATCTATATCATCATCAATAAATTCTAACGGTAAAATACCAAGCTTTATTAAATCATTTTTATATTTCTTAGAAAAAGATTTTGCAACTATTACTTTTACTCCTAGAATCTTTAAACCTTTTACTGACCAATCATTTATTTTTCCACGTCCAAATCTATTTCCTGCAAAAATTATTAATGGTGTATTATCCGCTTTCATTCTTAGTGAAAAATCATATATAGAAATAATCTCACTTGTTTGAAAATCTTTTGTATATCCACCCTCTTTAGGACTAACTATTCTATTTTGTAGTTTAATATTAGATAGTATTGATCTTATCATTACTAAAGCATTTGCATGTCTATTTTCATAAGTATCAAATTCATCAGGTCTTAATCCAAATGATTTAAGAAATAATGCACAAGGAGAATATGAAGTTATATTCCCTAAAGGAGAGATATCTTCTGTAGTTATATTGTCATCTAATAAAGCTACAATTTTTGCATTTTTTATATCAATTTTTTCTAAATTTTTAATATCAAAAATATCTATTTTACTAATATACGTAGAATTTTTATCATACATATAACTTGAAAAATCTTCATATTCTAAAGTTTTCCAATATTCATCACCTTCAAATATATTTTTATATAAGTCTTTATACATAGAATAATCTATTTTTTCTAAATATTCATTAACTTCATTCATACTAGGCCAAATATCACCTAAATATAAATCTTGAATAATATTTTCTTTTGTAATATCAAAATTTATATTTCCTTTTAAAGTATATGCAATTATTAATGCAGGAGATGTCATCCAATTAGATTTACTTAAATTATTAATTTGATTTTTTATATTTTTGTCAGATGAGAATAAAGAAGATACATTTAAATTAAATTTTTCAATATCTAAACTAATACTTTCATTTAATTTAACATCTTCTTTTTTTACAATTTTGAAACCTAATTTTTCCATATATTTAAGTAAATCAAGTTTTTCTAGAAATTGTTTTTGTATTAAAGAATCAAATATTATATATCTATTAATATTTTTATTTATACCTATTCCAATTTCACATGCCTTTTTAGCAACAAGTGATGCTTGAATTAATAATGATGGATTTGTTTTATTATCACATATATCAATAATTGCTAAGACAATATCATTATCTTGTACAAAGCTACCTTTTTTAAATGTTTTTAATTTACTTGTTAATACATTTGCAGAAATTTCTTCATCAATAGGTTTTAATGCAATTAAAATAGGTTTTACTAATGATAAATCAAGCTCTAAATATTCATCATATTTCATTATCTTATCTGTTAAAAACAAACCTTGTTTTTCATAATATGTTTTTATAAGTGTTGCATTTACACCTCTTGTTTGTTCAATAAAAAAAATAGTATTCTTATCAACAGGAAAATATCCACATTTCCCTTTACACTGTAGCACTAAATTTGATAATACTGTTCTATCTTCTAAAGATATATTTTTTAATCCATCACCATAAAATTCTACTATTTTCCCATTAATTCTACTATTTATTAAAATATTTTTTAATTCAAAAAAAACATCTTTAAAACTTGTACCTTGACCAAGAGAACCTTTAATTTCAACCCCGATAATAGAAGGAAAGTCTATACTTATAAATGAATCAAGAATAGCTGCTTGTATTTCAATTCTTCCAATATTTAAACCTAACATTCCTAAAGAATTTATCATTGTACTATGAGAATCTGTTCCAACTAAAACTTCAGGGCAAAGAATATCTTTATTATCACTATGGCATAAAGATACTACTGTTGATAAATATTCTAAATTTACTTGTGATATAATATTTTTATTTGGTGGAATAATAGAGATGTTCTTATATTTATTACCAATATATTTAAGAAAGGTATATCTTTCTTTATTTTTTTGTTCATTTTTATCAAAATTATCAACTACAACATCAATCATTACTTTTGGATTAATTAATTCAGTGTTATTATTTATCTTATGTATATGCTCATTCATACAATTAAAATCCAATAAAACTGGTACAGAGTTCAATTCATTCATAATTATTCTATTTGAATAAAGTTTAATTTGATTTAAACTACTTCTATTAATAAAAATATTAATTACATCATTAATCTCGTTTTTATTTGTATTTCTTATATTTTGTTCTAATAATATTTTTAATGTATATGGTAAGCTTTCTAGTTCAGGATAGTTTTCAATTATTTTTTTTAAATTATAATAATTGTAATTTTTATCATTAAATTCGAAATTATTTATAAATTTATTCAAACTATCTCTTTTCATTTTTTGTTAGTTAAACCTATCTAAATTCACTTTAATAATTAATTATTTAAATGAATAAAATAGAAAATAGTGTAGAATGTTATATTTTATTTTTTAAAGGAACTTTTTGAATATCGAATTCTCAAATATTATTATTTATATACTTCTTTTATTACGAGAATTTACTGTTATGCTAGTTCTTATTCATATGGTATATAAAAGAAGAGAACCATCTACAATGATAGCTTGGATTTTATTTGTACTTCTAATCCCATATTTAGCAGTTGTTTTATATTTTATATTTGGAAGTAGAAAAAGAAGAAATAAATATAAAAATGAAAATATCCACATAAGAAAAATTCCAAAAAATTCTAAAACACAATACGATGGTATTTTCAAATGTCCTACAGCTGGTGAATTAGAAATTTTTACAGATTATGTAAAAGTATATAATGAATTTATATCTTCGATAAAAGAAGCAAAAAAATCTATATTTATTAGTACTTATGTATTCAAATACGATAATCTTACTAATGAGATTATAGAACTCTTAGAAGAAAAAGCAAGACAAGGTGTTGAAATTAGAATTTTAATTGATTCATTAGGCTCATTGTCAGTATATTTATTTCAAAACAAATTAGAAAGATTAAGAAATCTTGGTGCAGAAATAAGATTCTTTATGCCTATTCTTAGAATACCATTTAGAAATTATATAAATCTAAGAAATCATAGAAAAATATATATTTTTGATAATAAAAAAGTATTAAGTGGTGGAATAAATCTTACAAATGAATATTTTGGAAAAGAGTATAATGACGCACAATGGGAAGATATTCTTTTTTCTTGTAAAGGTGATTGTGTAAGAGATTTTTTCACAATTTTTGCATCTGATTGGTTTTATGCATCAAAAGAAAAATTGAATTTCAATACTAAAATTGAAGAAACAAATAAAGATACACAAATTAGAGTAGTCCCAAGTGGACCTGATGTAAAAAGAGATCCTTTGTACGAAATTATATTAAATTCAATATTTTTAGCAAAAAAAAGAATTTGGATTGTGTCTCCATATTTTGTTCCAAATGAGACTCTATCAAAAGCTTTAATTATTGCAAAACATAAAGGTATAGATATAAAATTAATAACTCCAAAGAAATCAAATCATTTTATTGCAGATATAACAAGAAGCTCTTTTATGAGAGAATTACAAGATAATGATATTGAAATAAAACTATATAAAGGTTCAATGCTTCATGCAAAAGCAATACTTTTTGATGATAATTTAGCAATGATAGGAAGTGTAAATTTAGATAATAGAAGTCTTTTTCTAAATTATGAAGTTGCAACTTTTGTATATTCTTCTAAGGTGATTTTAAATCTTGAAAATTGGATGGAAAATCTTTTAAAAAATTCTACAGGAAATATGAAAAGTGCTTCTCATATAAGAATATTCTTTGAAAACTTTATGCGAATAATCGCACCACAATTATAATATGTTAAAACCGACTCAAACAATTAGTTATCTAAAACATCAAGATATTAAAAATAAAGATAGTTTAAATATTTTATGCTGGAATGTAGCTAAACTTACACAAAAAGATATTTTTAAAGATTTTTTTAAAGAATTAATAAAAAAAGAAAAACTAAACTTTTGTGTTTTACAAGAAGTCAAAGGTAATATTAATTCTTGTAATAAAATATTTGAAAACTTCTCTTTTGTCTTATCTCCAAATATCCAAACAAAGAAAAATATTTATGGTGTTGCAAATATTTTTAATATTTCTTGCCTAAGTAATGAAATATTAATTACAAAAAAAAGAGAATTAAAACTAGCTACATATAAAAGTATTTTAATTACAAAACATATATTAAATAACAAAAATATAACAGTTGTAAATATTCACGCCCTTAATTTTGTTGGATATGAAGATTTTAAATATGAATTAGAAATTCTAAAAGAACATTTAAAAAATTATGATGATGCTCTAATAGTTGCAGGAGATTTTAATACATGGAATAAAAAAAGAGTTTTATTATTAAATAAATTTTGTAAAGAATTATCCCTAGAAG from Poseidonibacter antarcticus includes:
- a CDS encoding phospholipase D-like domain-containing protein: MNIEFSNIIIYILLLLREFTVMLVLIHMVYKRREPSTMIAWILFVLLIPYLAVVLYFIFGSRKRRNKYKNENIHIRKIPKNSKTQYDGIFKCPTAGELEIFTDYVKVYNEFISSIKEAKKSIFISTYVFKYDNLTNEIIELLEEKARQGVEIRILIDSLGSLSVYLFQNKLERLRNLGAEIRFFMPILRIPFRNYINLRNHRKIYIFDNKKVLSGGINLTNEYFGKEYNDAQWEDILFSCKGDCVRDFFTIFASDWFYASKEKLNFNTKIEETNKDTQIRVVPSGPDVKRDPLYEIILNSIFLAKKRIWIVSPYFVPNETLSKALIIAKHKGIDIKLITPKKSNHFIADITRSSFMRELQDNDIEIKLYKGSMLHAKAILFDDNLAMIGSVNLDNRSLFLNYEVATFVYSSKVILNLENWMENLLKNSTGNMKSASHIRIFFENFMRIIAPQL
- a CDS encoding aconitase family protein, with translation MNKFINNFEFNDKNYNYYNLKKIIENYPELESLPYTLKILLEQNIRNTNKNEINDVINIFINRSSLNQIKLYSNRIIMNELNSVPVLLDFNCMNEHIHKINNNTELINPKVMIDVVVDNFDKNEQKNKERYTFLKYIGNKYKNISIIPPNKNIISQVNLEYLSTVVSLCHSDNKDILCPEVLVGTDSHSTMINSLGMLGLNIGRIEIQAAILDSFISIDFPSIIGVEIKGSLGQGTSFKDVFFELKNILINSRINGKIVEFYGDGLKNISLEDRTVLSNLVLQCKGKCGYFPVDKNTIFFIEQTRGVNATLIKTYYEKQGLFLTDKIMKYDEYLELDLSLVKPILIALKPIDEEISANVLTSKLKTFKKGSFVQDNDIVLAIIDICDNKTNPSLLIQASLVAKKACEIGIGINKNINRYIIFDSLIQKQFLEKLDLLKYMEKLGFKIVKKEDVKLNESISLDIEKFNLNVSSLFSSDKNIKNQINNLSKSNWMTSPALIIAYTLKGNINFDITKENIIQDLYLGDIWPSMNEVNEYLEKIDYSMYKDLYKNIFEGDEYWKTLEYEDFSSYMYDKNSTYISKIDIFDIKNLEKIDIKNAKIVALLDDNITTEDISPLGNITSYSPCALFLKSFGLRPDEFDTYENRHANALVMIRSILSNIKLQNRIVSPKEGGYTKDFQTSEIISIYDFSLRMKADNTPLIIFAGNRFGRGKINDWSVKGLKILGVKVIVAKSFSKKYKNDLIKLGILPLEFIDDDIDSLKLKGFEIINIKSNKIIVNDKIDLEIIKDNNSKVITVQSKLDNPMEVEYYKNGGIMEYLLKDIIK
- a CDS encoding endonuclease/exonuclease/phosphatase family protein: MLKPTQTISYLKHQDIKNKDSLNILCWNVAKLTQKDIFKDFFKELIKKEKLNFCVLQEVKGNINSCNKIFENFSFVLSPNIQTKKNIYGVANIFNISCLSNEILITKKRELKLATYKSILITKHILNNKNITVVNIHALNFVGYEDFKYELEILKEHLKNYDDALIVAGDFNTWNKKRVLLLNKFCKELSLEEVSFNNDKNIKKVFNNSLDYIFFRALKLEYSKVINIKSISDHNPIIASFTI
- the cysE gene encoding serine O-acetyltransferase produces the protein MINEDEKTEEKEEIKESISFWAQIKEDFNVPKLNDPALDSTVELFFNYPGVWAIINHRITSKLYCKGWKRTARILGGLASILTKTDIHPAATIGRRVFIDHAIGVVIGATTIIEDDVLIYQGVTLGGVSLDKGKRHPTIKSNAVIGSGAKVLGNITIGKNSKVGANSVVVCDVPKNSTAVGVPAKIIKKDSKNCKLAHNDLPDINKEMFKYLIERIHVLETAIKEEDGIDVSQKDKKLEEDYNKFINAMNSIKK
- a CDS encoding sulfite exporter TauE/SafE family protein → MFELAAFGVITGFISGFFGVGGGMILVPLLLVSGYVMKEAVAISIMQMVFSSIYGSFLNSKKAKGVLKDGIIIGIGGFVGGLQSGYIVTNVSNEFLQYLFVLILFYSVIKIFITPAEHECEQKSKNKLTLFIIGFFTGLIAMSIGVGGSVILTPILIGFLKYDLKAATALGLFFVIFSSIAGFTSLSLSGHMLFTEGLIVGIGSLIGVYFGIILKNKVHSKSYKRYILILNTIILVIMLYKTFL